A region of Oncorhynchus masou masou isolate Uvic2021 chromosome 29, UVic_Omas_1.1, whole genome shotgun sequence DNA encodes the following proteins:
- the LOC135519123 gene encoding gap junction alpha-5 protein-like — MGDWSLLGNFLEEVQEHSTSVGKVWLTVLFIFRILVLGTAAESSWGDEQSDFLCDTQQPGCTNVCYDRAFPIAHIRYWVLQIVFVSTPSLIYMGHAMHIVRRDEKRKRREQEKTEGKEEEEEERGEGGSVSGEKVYLQQRDCGKVLEASGRVRLRGALLSTYILSILIRTVMEVIFIVVQYMIYGVFLRALYHCKAWPCPNPVNCYMSRPTEKNVFIVFMLVVAGVSLLLSVVELYHLAYRRYRKCRRTRASLKNTTHNAVAIPFTRDPDNPTSHNSSGCTPPPDFRQCLVLSGTMTPLAPVNPMNSMPSHPFNNRMAHQQNSVNIATERHHSHDDLEGEGGFLRMNYTQVPGEMPSGCSAPPLLHTAYLKDKQSLSKISSTSSRVRPDDLAV; from the coding sequence ATGGGGGACTGGAGTCTTCTGGGGAACTTCCTGGAGGAAGTTCAGGAACATTCCACGTCGGTGGGGAAGGTGTGGCTCACCGTCCTCTTCATCTTCAGGATCCTGGTGCTGGGCACAGCCGCTGAGTCCTCATGGGGAGACGAACAGAGTGACTTCCTGTGCGACACCCAGCAGCCTGGTTGTACCAACGTCTGTTATGACCGGGCGTTTCCTATCGCACACATCCGCTACTGGGTCCTACAGATTGTCTTCGTGTCCACACCATCACTGATCTACATGGGCCACGCCATGCACATAGTGCGGAGGGATGAAAAACGAAAAAGGAGGGAgcaggagaagacagaggggaaggaggaggaggaggaggagaggggagagggggggagcgtATCGGGTGAGAAGGTGTATCTCCAGCAGAGGGATTGTGGGAAGGTGCTAGAGGCATCTGGGCGAGTTCGCCTGCGGGGGGCGCTGTTATCCACGTACATTCTGAGCATCCTGATCCGCACTGTGATGGAGGTGATCTTCATCGTGGTCCAGTACATGATCTATGGAGTCTTCCTCAGGGCTCTGTACCACTGCAAGGCCTGGCCCTGCCCCAACCCAGTCAACTGCTACATGTCCAGGCCCACAGAAAAGAACGTATTCATAGTCTTCATGCTGGTGGTGgcaggtgtctccctcctcctctctgtggtcGAGCTCTACCACCTGGCCTACAGGCGGTACAGGAAGTGCAGACGCACTCGTGCCTCCCTCAAAAACACCACTCATAATGCTGTGGCAATCCCCTTCACCAGGGACCCCGACAACCCGACCAGTCACAACTCCTCAGGCTGCACCCCTCCCCCTGACTTCCGCCAGTGCTTGGTGTTGTCGGGGACAATGACCCCCTTGGCCCCTGTGAACCCCATGAACTCCATGCCTTCTCACCccttcaacaacagaatggcgcACCAGCAGAACTCTGTCAACATAGCCACCGAGCGTCACCATTCCCATGAcgacctggagggagagggaggtttcCTGAGGATGAACTACACCCAGGTGCCAGGGGAGATGCCCAGCGGGTGCTCTGCGCCACCCTTACTGCATACCGCGTACCTGAAGGACAAACAGAGTCTCAGTAAGATCAGCAGCACCAGCAGCCGGGTTCGACCAGACGACCTGGCCGTGTAG